The proteins below come from a single Beutenbergia cavernae DSM 12333 genomic window:
- a CDS encoding electron transfer flavoprotein subunit alpha/FixB family protein, whose translation MTDHARADDAVVLVLLDDPAAAPRPTTFELLTLAARVGSPLVVAFGPLGPAATDALGAFGVTDVLQLDVAGEDATLPPAAARALAQAVRGTGATLLLLPSTFLHKETAALAARELGAGLLIDVASLRRAGDGGVVGGKRVFAGTWDTECEVTTPLAVATVRANAVRPEALGAPVGEPAVAVESVDAAGTAHGVTLRAREEVAHGADDGRPALAEATLVVAGGRGTGGDFGPVTELADVLGAAVGATRDVVEEGWIGHDAMVGQTGTTIAPRLYIGAGISGAPHHRGGMQAAETIVAVNIDAEAPLVEIADFAVVGDLASVLTEAAEVIRAHRAASA comes from the coding sequence GTGACGGATCACGCCCGGGCGGACGACGCCGTCGTCCTCGTCCTGCTCGACGACCCGGCCGCGGCGCCGCGGCCGACCACGTTCGAGCTCCTCACGCTCGCCGCGCGTGTCGGCTCACCGCTCGTCGTGGCGTTCGGCCCGCTCGGTCCCGCCGCGACCGACGCGCTCGGTGCGTTCGGCGTGACCGACGTGCTGCAGCTCGACGTCGCCGGGGAGGACGCCACGCTTCCGCCGGCCGCCGCGCGAGCGCTGGCCCAGGCCGTGCGCGGCACGGGCGCGACGCTCCTGCTGCTGCCGTCGACGTTCCTGCACAAGGAGACCGCCGCGCTCGCGGCCCGCGAGCTGGGGGCGGGGCTGCTCATCGACGTCGCGTCGCTGCGCCGGGCCGGCGACGGCGGCGTGGTCGGCGGGAAGCGCGTGTTCGCCGGCACGTGGGACACCGAGTGCGAGGTGACGACGCCGCTCGCGGTCGCGACCGTGCGGGCGAACGCCGTCCGCCCCGAGGCCCTGGGCGCGCCCGTTGGCGAGCCCGCCGTCGCCGTGGAGTCGGTCGACGCCGCGGGCACCGCGCACGGGGTGACGCTCCGGGCGCGCGAGGAGGTGGCGCACGGTGCGGACGACGGGCGCCCAGCCCTGGCCGAGGCGACTCTCGTCGTCGCGGGGGGCCGCGGGACGGGCGGGGACTTCGGCCCGGTCACCGAGCTCGCCGACGTGCTCGGTGCGGCGGTCGGCGCGACGCGCGACGTCGTCGAGGAGGGGTGGATCGGCCACGACGCGATGGTCGGCCAGACGGGCACGACGATCGCCCCCCGGCTGTACATCGGCGCCGGGATCTCGGGCGCACCGCACCACCGCGGCGGGATGCAGGCCGCGGAGACGATCGTCGCGGTGAACATCGACGCCGAGGCGCCGCTCGTGGAGATCGCCGACTTCGCCGTCGTCGGCGACCTCGCGAGCGTCCTCACCGAGGCGGCCGAGGTGATCCGGGCCCACCGGGCGGCCTCCGCCTGA
- the trpS gene encoding tryptophan--tRNA ligase, with protein sequence MNPTSPATVRTTGAATSGTAAAGTRTPATASATGTRTAAASAGGTGTVLTRASDVVGDHAESQRSLLRARARSTQLEAEIAADAGRFRVLTGDRPTGRLHLGHYLATLRSRVRLQELGVRTFVVIADYQVITDRDAPGPVRDRVLDLVADYLALGLDPGRTTIFAHSQVPELNELMLPFLSLVTDAELRRNPTVKSELADSGGRPFSGLLLTYPVHQAADILFCGANLVPVGKDQLPHLELARTIARRFAERYGDAGLVAPEALLTDAPHVLGLDGRKMSKSRGNAVELAMSADQTAALVRSAVTDPDRVITFDPVRRPEVANLLLVGALCSGRTPTALAEEIGGRGAGALKTFVTEAVNSELAPLRRRRAELVRDPGALREVLRTGNGVARELAADTLARVHAALGMVY encoded by the coding sequence ATGAACCCCACCTCCCCCGCCACCGTCAGGACGACGGGCGCCGCGACCAGCGGCACGGCCGCCGCCGGCACCCGCACCCCAGCCACCGCCTCCGCCACAGGCACTCGCACCGCCGCCGCGTCCGCCGGAGGAACCGGCACCGTCCTCACCCGGGCGAGCGACGTCGTCGGCGACCACGCCGAGTCTCAACGTTCGTTGCTGCGCGCGCGGGCACGCAGCACCCAGCTCGAGGCCGAGATCGCCGCTGACGCGGGCCGGTTCCGGGTGCTCACCGGCGATCGGCCGACCGGGAGGCTGCACCTCGGCCACTACCTGGCCACGCTGCGCTCCCGGGTGCGCCTGCAGGAGCTCGGGGTGCGGACGTTCGTGGTCATCGCCGACTACCAGGTCATCACCGACCGCGACGCTCCCGGGCCGGTTCGCGATCGGGTGCTCGACCTCGTGGCCGACTACCTCGCGCTCGGTCTGGACCCGGGACGGACCACGATCTTCGCGCACTCGCAGGTGCCGGAGCTGAACGAGCTGATGCTGCCGTTCCTGTCGCTCGTCACGGACGCCGAGCTGCGGCGCAACCCGACCGTGAAGTCCGAGCTCGCGGACTCCGGCGGGCGGCCGTTCAGCGGGCTGCTGCTGACCTACCCGGTGCACCAGGCGGCGGACATCCTGTTCTGCGGAGCGAATCTCGTGCCCGTCGGGAAGGACCAGCTGCCGCACCTCGAGCTGGCCCGGACGATCGCGCGCCGGTTCGCCGAGCGGTACGGCGACGCCGGGCTCGTCGCGCCCGAGGCGCTGCTGACCGACGCTCCGCACGTGCTCGGCCTGGACGGGCGGAAGATGTCGAAGTCGCGCGGGAACGCCGTCGAGCTCGCGATGAGCGCCGACCAGACCGCGGCGCTCGTGCGCAGCGCCGTCACCGACCCTGATCGAGTCATCACGTTCGACCCGGTGCGGCGCCCGGAGGTGGCGAACCTGCTGCTGGTCGGGGCGCTGTGCAGCGGGCGGACGCCGACCGCGCTCGCCGAGGAGATCGGCGGCCGCGGTGCGGGGGCGCTCAAGACGTTCGTGACGGAGGCCGTGAACTCCGAGCTCGCGCCGCTGCGCCGTCGGCGGGCGGAGCTCGTCCGCGATCCCGGCGCGCTGCGTGAGGTGCTCCGGACCGGGAACGGCGTGGCGCGCGAGCTGGCCGCCGACACCCTGGCACGCGTCCACGCCGCCCTCGGGATGGTCTACTGA
- the glgX gene encoding glycogen debranching protein GlgX, which translates to MTASPQTVRPAARAARGASLPHRFGAHVVDGGIDVVVAAPHAEAVDLCLLGDDGERRVGLRRRAFGVWDAHVPGVGAGQRYGLRVHGPWDPAAGLFHNPAKLLLDPYARGVVGDLRLSPEIFGHVTEADGAGDLALPDHRDSAPFVRHGVVVPSHRPPVRRPRVPWSETVVYEAHVRGLTLDLPGVPEHLRGTYAGLAHPATIEHLRRLGVTTLELLPIHAIASETALLERGLVNYWGYSTLAFFAPEPRYATTAARSAGPAAVLAEVTGMVSLLHDAGIEVLLDVVYNHTCEQGLDGPLLSWRGLDNTGYYLHDGSSPARYADVTGTGNSLDFRRQRVVQLALDSLRYWAEEVGVDGFRFDLAVTLGRRAGAFEPDHPFLVALASDPTLGGLKLVAEPWDVGPSGWRTGAFLPPMREWNDRFRDATRRFWLADPRTAAAGDGATHDLRDLATRLSGSADLFGHGGGGSRGPLASVNYVTAHDGFTLADLVAYDHKHNEANGEGGRDGSDHNLSWNHGIEGPVRDEDPGGEILPLRRRSIRNLLATLLVSAGVPMLTAGDEVGRTQRGNNNAYCQDSELSWVSWEISEWRSDLLATSQYLLALRREHAALRPVRFARGRPRRDDTLDDLAWFGSDGTALDHDAWHDPARRLLQMRRSGRSLPDPLSGAEPAEPAAPAPRDVLVVLNGALEQDDVVLAPARTGWELVWDSTWEHPGELATSAINGVLHPADGSIVPLDALSMRIYLERRTP; encoded by the coding sequence ATGACCGCCAGCCCCCAGACCGTGCGCCCCGCAGCTCGAGCTGCCCGGGGTGCCTCCCTGCCGCACCGCTTCGGCGCGCACGTGGTCGACGGCGGGATCGACGTCGTCGTCGCCGCCCCGCACGCCGAGGCCGTGGACCTGTGCCTGCTCGGCGACGACGGCGAACGTCGGGTGGGTCTGCGGCGACGCGCCTTCGGGGTGTGGGACGCGCACGTGCCGGGCGTCGGCGCCGGCCAACGGTACGGGCTGCGGGTGCACGGTCCGTGGGATCCCGCCGCCGGCCTGTTCCACAACCCGGCGAAGCTGCTCCTCGACCCGTACGCCCGCGGCGTCGTCGGCGACCTGCGGCTCAGCCCGGAGATCTTCGGGCACGTCACCGAGGCGGACGGGGCCGGCGACCTCGCCCTGCCTGATCACCGGGACTCCGCCCCGTTCGTGCGCCACGGCGTGGTCGTGCCGAGCCACCGGCCGCCCGTGCGGCGGCCGCGTGTGCCGTGGTCGGAGACGGTCGTGTACGAGGCGCACGTCCGCGGGCTGACCCTGGACCTCCCGGGCGTGCCGGAGCACCTGCGCGGCACGTACGCCGGCCTCGCCCACCCCGCGACGATCGAGCACCTGCGCCGGCTCGGCGTCACCACGCTCGAGCTGCTCCCGATCCACGCGATCGCCTCGGAGACGGCGCTGCTCGAGCGGGGTCTCGTCAACTATTGGGGCTACTCCACGCTCGCGTTCTTCGCACCCGAGCCGCGGTACGCCACGACCGCCGCCCGCTCGGCCGGCCCGGCGGCCGTGCTGGCCGAGGTCACGGGGATGGTCTCGCTGCTGCACGACGCGGGGATCGAGGTGCTGCTCGACGTCGTCTACAACCACACGTGCGAGCAGGGGCTCGACGGGCCGCTGCTGTCCTGGCGCGGGCTCGACAACACCGGCTACTACCTGCACGACGGCTCCTCACCGGCGCGGTACGCCGACGTCACCGGAACCGGGAACTCCCTCGACTTCCGCCGCCAGCGCGTGGTGCAGCTCGCCCTCGACTCGCTGCGGTACTGGGCCGAGGAGGTGGGCGTGGACGGGTTCCGGTTCGACCTCGCCGTCACGCTCGGCCGGCGGGCCGGTGCGTTCGAACCGGACCACCCGTTCCTCGTCGCGCTCGCGAGCGACCCGACGCTCGGTGGGCTCAAGCTCGTCGCGGAACCGTGGGACGTCGGCCCCAGCGGCTGGCGCACGGGCGCGTTCCTCCCGCCGATGCGCGAGTGGAACGACAGGTTCCGCGACGCGACACGGCGCTTCTGGCTCGCCGACCCGCGCACCGCCGCGGCCGGCGACGGCGCCACGCACGACCTCCGCGATCTCGCGACCCGGTTGTCCGGCTCCGCCGACCTGTTCGGGCACGGCGGCGGCGGCTCGCGCGGCCCCCTCGCCAGCGTGAACTACGTGACGGCGCACGACGGCTTCACGCTCGCCGACCTCGTCGCGTACGACCACAAGCACAACGAGGCGAACGGCGAGGGCGGGCGCGACGGCTCGGACCACAACCTGTCCTGGAACCACGGGATCGAAGGGCCGGTCCGGGACGAGGACCCGGGCGGCGAGATCCTCCCCCTGCGGCGCCGCTCGATCCGCAACCTGCTCGCCACGCTGCTCGTGTCCGCCGGCGTGCCGATGCTCACGGCCGGCGACGAGGTGGGCCGCACGCAGCGCGGCAACAACAACGCGTACTGCCAGGACTCGGAGCTGTCCTGGGTGAGCTGGGAGATCTCCGAGTGGCGCTCCGACCTGCTCGCCACGTCCCAGTACCTGCTCGCCCTGCGCCGGGAGCACGCGGCGCTGCGGCCCGTCCGCTTCGCGCGCGGCCGGCCCCGCCGGGACGACACGCTCGACGACCTCGCCTGGTTCGGCTCCGACGGCACCGCGCTGGACCACGACGCCTGGCACGACCCCGCTCGCCGGCTGCTGCAGATGCGGCGGTCGGGGCGGTCCCTGCCGGACCCGCTCTCCGGCGCCGAGCCAGCCGAGCCCGCCGCGCCCGCGCCGCGCGACGTGCTCGTGGTCCTGAACGGCGCCCTGGAGCAGGACGACGTCGTGCTCGCGCCCGCGCGCACCGGCTGGGAGCTCGTCTGGGACTCGACGTGGGAGCACCCGGGCGAGCTCGCGACGTCGGCGATCAACGGCGTCCTGCACCCCGCGGACGGCTCGATCGTGCCCCTCGACGCCCTGAGCATGCGGATCTACCTCGAACGGCGGACGCCCTGA
- a CDS encoding RDD family protein has protein sequence MHPLAIRRAKAYALDALSYLGVAAATVPLGLLVRSRGEPSRNAVLAMSAVPPIVATLWAAHAEAATAGATWGKRRMGLEVVDDDGGGRLSYRRALVRNVVKIAVPWQLGHTVAVGAAFGGFDERDPLTIAATTLTYPLIAVGAATAFWGSGRGVHDRAAGSVVVSA, from the coding sequence GTGCACCCGCTCGCGATCCGCCGGGCGAAGGCGTACGCGCTCGACGCGCTGAGCTACCTCGGCGTGGCGGCCGCGACCGTGCCGCTGGGCCTCCTCGTGCGCTCCCGCGGCGAGCCGAGCCGCAACGCCGTGCTCGCGATGAGCGCGGTCCCGCCGATCGTCGCGACGCTGTGGGCGGCCCACGCGGAGGCAGCTACGGCCGGGGCCACGTGGGGCAAGCGCCGGATGGGGCTGGAGGTGGTGGACGACGACGGCGGCGGTCGCCTGTCGTACCGCCGTGCCCTCGTGCGCAACGTCGTGAAGATCGCGGTGCCGTGGCAGCTCGGCCACACCGTGGCGGTGGGCGCCGCGTTCGGCGGCTTCGACGAACGGGATCCGCTGACCATCGCCGCGACGACGCTCACCTACCCCCTGATCGCTGTGGGTGCCGCGACGGCGTTCTGGGGTTCGGGGCGCGGCGTGCACGACAGGGCGGCCGGCTCGGTCGTCGTCAGCGCCTGA
- a CDS encoding MurR/RpiR family transcriptional regulator, whose product MTPPAEVRTRSMRSGGILAELRRLLPDLPDSVRRTAERVLADPVASVAGTITDLAEASGTSPSAVSRLCRRLGVDGYPALRIAVVADATASASSPWEIDISRTIGPTDSLEDVAGTLGAATSRAVHDTLAGLDLDVLRDVAHAVAGARRVHLYGVSGSAVMTAELQLRLHRIGIATWSFADVHEGLTGAALLGPGDVAIAVSYTGETIETLEMLRAAGSRDALTVAVTGAPRSSLAAVADRILVTVTEETTFREGPLAARFSELTVVELLYLAVGQLTYERTTELLTQTALAVRRHQAGRTERKPRR is encoded by the coding sequence ATGACGCCACCGGCGGAGGTGCGCACCCGGTCCATGAGGTCGGGCGGGATCCTCGCCGAGCTGCGCCGGCTCCTGCCCGACCTGCCCGACTCCGTGCGGCGGACGGCGGAGCGCGTGCTCGCGGACCCGGTCGCCAGCGTGGCCGGCACGATCACCGACCTCGCCGAGGCGAGCGGCACCTCGCCGTCGGCCGTGTCCCGGCTGTGCCGCAGGCTCGGCGTCGACGGGTACCCGGCCCTGCGGATCGCCGTCGTCGCGGACGCGACGGCGAGCGCGAGCTCCCCGTGGGAGATCGACATCTCGCGCACGATCGGTCCCACGGACTCGCTCGAGGACGTCGCCGGCACCCTGGGTGCGGCGACGTCGAGGGCCGTCCACGACACGCTGGCGGGTCTTGACCTCGACGTGCTGCGCGACGTTGCGCACGCCGTCGCCGGGGCGCGGCGGGTGCACCTGTACGGCGTCAGCGGGAGCGCCGTCATGACGGCGGAGCTGCAGCTCCGCCTGCACCGGATCGGCATCGCGACGTGGTCCTTCGCCGACGTGCACGAGGGCCTCACGGGAGCCGCCCTGCTCGGGCCGGGCGACGTCGCGATCGCCGTCTCCTACACCGGCGAGACGATCGAGACGCTCGAGATGCTCCGCGCAGCCGGGAGCCGCGACGCCCTGACGGTGGCCGTCACCGGCGCGCCCCGGTCCTCGCTCGCGGCGGTCGCCGACCGCATCCTCGTCACCGTCACGGAGGAGACGACGTTCCGCGAGGGCCCGCTCGCGGCGCGCTTCTCGGAGCTGACGGTGGTCGAGCTGCTGTACCTCGCCGTCGGTCAGCTCACCTACGAGCGGACCACCGAGCTGCTCACCCAGACGGCGCTCGCCGTCCGGCGACACCAGGCGGGGCGGACCGAACGAAAGCCCCGCCGCTGA
- a CDS encoding FAD-binding dehydrogenase → MAQTADADVIVIGAGLAGLVTATELTSAGRHVLLIDAEPRASLGGQAWWSFGGLFLVGSPEQRRMGVDDDVELAFADWLGSAGFAPGAADGVGPDAQGYAWARAFVEFAGTDLRPWLHDLGVRWFPLVQWAERGGYLADGHGNSVPRFHVTWGTGPGVLAPFLAAAARAREAGLLDVRFRHRAVGFEVTDGVVDGVRVEILAPDDAERGAPSSRDVVREEVLRAGAVVVATGGIGANHDLVRAQWPTAAGRLPERMLSGVPDSTDGVLQTVAADAGAALVHTDRMWHYPEGITNHSPVWSRHGIRILAGPSSLWLDADGNRLPPPLFPGFDALGALQHVTARGDDHSWFVLNKAIMDTEFALSGSEQNPDLTGKSVRQLAQRVLPGAVGPVARFAESSDEFVWAPDAAELAAGMNALTGTPRIDADALARTIALRDAQVRSGLGKDHQVVATAMARRYRVDRLIRVAPPRPLTTPKDGPLLAVRLSVLTRKTLGGLHTDAAGRVLRPDGEVLPGLWAVGEAAGFGGGGMHGHRALEGTFLGGCLFTGRLAGRALARDSA, encoded by the coding sequence ATGGCACAGACCGCTGACGCCGACGTCATCGTCATCGGGGCCGGCCTCGCCGGTCTCGTCACCGCCACCGAGCTCACCTCGGCCGGCCGCCACGTGCTCCTGATCGACGCCGAACCGAGAGCCTCGCTCGGAGGCCAGGCCTGGTGGTCCTTCGGCGGACTGTTCCTTGTCGGATCGCCGGAGCAGCGCCGCATGGGCGTCGACGACGACGTCGAGCTCGCGTTCGCGGACTGGCTCGGCTCGGCCGGTTTCGCCCCGGGGGCCGCCGACGGCGTCGGGCCGGATGCGCAGGGGTACGCCTGGGCGCGCGCGTTCGTCGAGTTCGCGGGCACCGACCTGCGGCCGTGGCTGCACGACCTCGGGGTGCGCTGGTTCCCGCTCGTCCAGTGGGCCGAACGCGGCGGCTACCTCGCCGACGGGCACGGCAACTCCGTGCCCCGGTTCCACGTCACGTGGGGCACCGGTCCGGGCGTGCTCGCGCCGTTCCTCGCCGCCGCCGCGCGGGCGCGCGAGGCGGGGCTGCTCGACGTGCGGTTCCGGCACCGGGCGGTCGGGTTCGAAGTGACGGACGGCGTCGTCGACGGCGTACGCGTCGAGATCCTCGCGCCCGACGACGCCGAGCGGGGCGCGCCCTCGTCCCGCGACGTCGTCCGCGAGGAGGTGCTGCGGGCCGGCGCCGTCGTCGTCGCCACCGGCGGGATCGGCGCGAACCACGACCTGGTCCGGGCGCAGTGGCCCACCGCGGCCGGGCGTCTGCCCGAGCGGATGCTCTCCGGGGTGCCGGACTCCACCGACGGCGTGCTGCAGACGGTCGCCGCGGACGCCGGCGCGGCGCTCGTGCACACCGACCGGATGTGGCACTACCCCGAGGGCATCACCAACCACTCCCCCGTGTGGAGCCGGCACGGCATCCGGATCCTCGCCGGGCCGTCGTCGCTGTGGCTGGACGCCGACGGGAACCGCCTCCCGCCGCCCCTGTTCCCCGGGTTCGACGCCCTCGGTGCGCTGCAGCACGTGACGGCGCGCGGCGACGACCACTCCTGGTTCGTGCTCAACAAGGCGATCATGGACACGGAGTTCGCGCTCTCCGGGTCCGAGCAGAACCCCGACCTCACGGGCAAGAGCGTGCGCCAGCTCGCGCAGAGGGTGCTGCCCGGGGCTGTCGGGCCCGTCGCGCGCTTCGCCGAGTCCTCGGACGAGTTCGTGTGGGCGCCCGACGCGGCCGAGCTCGCCGCGGGCATGAACGCGCTCACCGGCACGCCCCGGATCGACGCCGACGCGCTCGCCCGGACCATCGCGCTCCGCGACGCGCAGGTGCGTTCCGGGCTCGGGAAGGACCACCAGGTCGTCGCGACGGCGATGGCCCGTCGCTACCGCGTGGACCGGCTGATCCGGGTCGCGCCACCGCGGCCGCTGACGACGCCGAAGGACGGGCCGCTCCTCGCCGTCCGGCTCTCCGTGCTCACGCGCAAGACGCTCGGCGGGCTCCACACCGACGCCGCCGGGCGGGTCCTGCGCCCGGACGGCGAGGTGCTGCCGGGCCTGTGGGCGGTCGGCGAGGCTGCCGGGTTCGGCGGCGGCGGCATGCACGGGCACCGCGCGCTCGAGGGCACCTTCCTCGGCGGGTGCCTGTTCACCGGCCGCCTGGCGGGACGCGCTCTCGCGCGCGACAGCGCCTGA
- a CDS encoding electron transfer flavoprotein subunit beta/FixA family protein, which produces MRIVVAVKHVPDIQADRSFTAEGRVAREGGDGTLNELDECAVEEALRLVEAAGEGEHEIVALTVGPTGAVDAVRRALQMGAHAAVHVCDDAVAGSDVTGTSRALAAAVRTLHAEAPVDVALFGMAALDGLGSVVPALVAAELGWPALTFATRLGADGVTLTIERDVAGARETLAAPAPAVVSVTDAINSPRFPVLAGILAARSIEVRRLDLAAIGLDAAEVGAEGARTRVLTAAPRPPRPEPDIRYDDGSGGRALAEFLIARELV; this is translated from the coding sequence ATGCGCATCGTGGTCGCCGTCAAGCACGTCCCGGACATCCAGGCGGACCGCTCGTTCACCGCCGAGGGCCGCGTCGCACGCGAGGGTGGCGACGGCACGCTGAACGAGCTGGACGAGTGCGCCGTCGAGGAGGCGCTGCGCCTCGTGGAGGCGGCGGGCGAGGGCGAGCACGAGATCGTCGCGCTCACGGTCGGCCCGACCGGGGCGGTCGACGCCGTGCGCCGCGCCCTGCAGATGGGGGCGCACGCTGCCGTGCACGTGTGCGACGACGCCGTGGCGGGCTCGGACGTCACGGGCACCTCGCGGGCGCTCGCCGCGGCCGTCCGCACCCTGCACGCCGAGGCCCCGGTCGACGTCGCCCTCTTCGGCATGGCGGCCCTCGACGGGCTCGGCTCGGTGGTCCCGGCGCTGGTGGCCGCCGAGCTCGGCTGGCCGGCCCTGACGTTCGCGACGCGGCTGGGGGCCGACGGCGTCACGCTCACGATCGAGCGTGACGTCGCCGGTGCCCGCGAGACGCTCGCGGCGCCCGCACCCGCCGTCGTGTCGGTGACCGACGCCATCAACTCCCCCCGGTTCCCGGTGCTCGCGGGGATCCTCGCAGCGCGCTCGATCGAGGTCCGGCGCCTCGACCTGGCGGCGATCGGTCTCGACGCCGCCGAGGTCGGAGCCGAGGGGGCGCGGACCCGGGTGCTCACGGCGGCGCCGCGGCCGCCGCGGCCCGAGCCGGACATCCGGTACGACGACGGGTCCGGGGGGCGCGCCCTCGCCGAGTTTCTCATCGCACGCGAGCTGGTCTGA
- a CDS encoding DUF5107 domain-containing protein, producing the protein MTIERVDGARGDLADRPQAGAPSTLTVGPARVLTSTVAEDSLPLLDALLEVPVTIDDGVPPAIRRRAAAGRPRSMHPYLVQSRYGRDLTPTDLTAVTLSNAHLSATFLPGLGGRLWSLRTAEGRELLHTPPTIQPANLALRNAWFAGGVEWNIGTRGHSPHTMAPLHTASFTLPDGTPVLRMWELERLRGVVYQVDAWLPPTSRALLVHVRIQNPKATDVPMYWWSNAAVPQSDDVRVLAPADHAFATSYDGGVRAVPIPVHEGIDRTWPTRSPRSADYFFDVPDAVTHPWVAAVGADGHGLAQVSTSRLRGRKLFVWGTGAGGRHWQRWLTPGGGDYLEIQAGLAPTQFEHLEMPAGASWSWVEAYGDVAADAGRAHDDGWPGAVGHVADRVAAMIGPDDLEAALADAATWADAEPETSIAAGSGWGALDARARRHAGQPWAVSVGTPFDAATIGPEQEPWSALVEAADAEAGGGHALLTGADPGTPPPSYVAGEWWDGLLAEVPPSWAREYHRGVLAHAVGNVDAADAFYAASHEHAPSAWAFRGRARVAAERGDDAACVELYAQALALASDQVTLRREAVAAALDAGDATRAFRFVDDAPHPDGRLRLLEARAAVVAGDSERAARILADGVVVPDLREGETSLSDLWALVHPGEPMPAEYDFRMA; encoded by the coding sequence ATGACGATCGAACGCGTCGATGGCGCGCGTGGCGACCTTGCCGACCGGCCACAGGCGGGGGCGCCCAGCACCCTCACGGTCGGCCCGGCGCGGGTCCTGACCTCGACGGTGGCTGAGGACTCGCTGCCCCTCCTCGACGCCCTGCTCGAGGTGCCGGTCACGATCGACGACGGCGTCCCGCCCGCGATCCGCCGTCGCGCCGCGGCCGGGCGGCCACGTTCGATGCACCCGTACCTCGTGCAGAGCCGGTACGGACGCGACCTGACCCCGACGGACCTGACAGCCGTGACGCTGTCGAACGCGCACCTGAGCGCCACGTTCCTGCCCGGTCTCGGCGGCCGCCTGTGGTCGCTGCGCACCGCCGAGGGCCGCGAGCTGCTGCACACGCCGCCCACGATCCAGCCCGCGAACCTCGCCCTGCGCAACGCCTGGTTCGCGGGCGGCGTCGAGTGGAACATCGGCACGCGCGGGCACTCGCCGCACACGATGGCACCGCTGCACACGGCCTCGTTCACGCTCCCCGACGGCACTCCGGTGCTCCGGATGTGGGAGCTCGAGCGGCTGCGCGGCGTGGTCTACCAGGTCGATGCGTGGCTACCGCCCACGTCGCGAGCCCTGCTCGTGCACGTGCGGATCCAGAACCCGAAAGCGACGGACGTCCCGATGTACTGGTGGTCCAACGCAGCGGTCCCGCAGTCCGACGACGTCCGGGTGCTGGCCCCGGCGGATCACGCCTTCGCGACGTCGTACGACGGCGGTGTGCGCGCCGTCCCGATCCCGGTCCACGAGGGGATCGACCGGACCTGGCCGACGCGCAGCCCGCGCTCCGCCGACTACTTCTTCGACGTGCCCGACGCCGTCACGCACCCGTGGGTGGCGGCCGTCGGCGCCGACGGCCACGGCCTCGCACAGGTCTCGACGTCGCGGCTGCGGGGACGGAAGCTCTTCGTCTGGGGCACGGGCGCCGGTGGCCGGCACTGGCAGCGGTGGCTCACGCCCGGCGGCGGTGACTACCTCGAGATCCAGGCCGGGCTCGCGCCCACGCAGTTCGAGCACCTCGAGATGCCGGCGGGCGCGTCGTGGTCGTGGGTGGAGGCGTACGGCGACGTCGCCGCGGACGCCGGCCGAGCGCACGACGACGGCTGGCCCGGCGCCGTCGGGCACGTGGCCGACCGGGTGGCGGCGATGATCGGCCCCGACGACCTCGAGGCGGCGCTCGCCGACGCGGCCACGTGGGCCGACGCCGAGCCGGAGACGAGCATCGCGGCCGGCAGCGGCTGGGGTGCGCTGGACGCTCGCGCGCGGCGGCACGCCGGGCAGCCGTGGGCCGTCAGCGTGGGGACGCCGTTCGACGCCGCGACCATCGGACCCGAGCAGGAGCCGTGGTCCGCGCTCGTCGAGGCGGCCGACGCGGAGGCGGGCGGCGGCCACGCCCTGCTGACGGGCGCCGACCCGGGGACGCCACCGCCGTCGTACGTCGCCGGCGAGTGGTGGGACGGCTTGCTCGCCGAGGTTCCGCCGTCGTGGGCGCGCGAGTACCACCGGGGCGTCCTGGCCCACGCCGTCGGGAACGTGGACGCCGCTGACGCTTTCTACGCCGCGTCGCACGAGCACGCCCCCAGCGCCTGGGCGTTCCGGGGCCGGGCGCGCGTGGCGGCGGAGCGCGGCGACGACGCCGCCTGCGTCGAGCTGTACGCACAGGCGCTGGCGCTCGCCTCGGACCAGGTGACGCTCCGGCGCGAGGCGGTGGCAGCCGCGCTCGACGCCGGCGACGCGACCCGTGCGTTCCGGTTCGTCGACGACGCGCCCCACCCCGACGGCCGACTCCGGCTCCTCGAGGCACGCGCCGCCGTCGTCGCCGGGGACAGCGAACGGGCGGCGCGCATCCTCGCCGACGGCGTCGTGGTGCCCGATCTGCGGGAGGGCGAGACGTCGCTGAGCGACCTCTGGGCGCTCGTCCACCCGGGCGAGCCCATGCCGGCGGAGTACGACTTCCGGATGGCGTGA